A window of the Helianthus annuus cultivar XRQ/B chromosome 4, HanXRQr2.0-SUNRISE, whole genome shotgun sequence genome harbors these coding sequences:
- the LOC110934003 gene encoding enoyl-CoA delta isomerase 2, peroxisomal has protein sequence MCSLAKRGNLFLLTLTGDGVDEHRLNSTLISSIRSALSDASFHSTHGSVLLTIAQGKFFCNGFDFNTTHTIFQLNQVYKCLVADFISLPMPTIAVVTGHAIGAGLALALCHDYVYMRRDHGLLSMNEIHKGIMLPDYGVELITKVVRRESLRDVLLRGVKVKADEAVTMGLVDIAYEDRESAVEGGLRMGEELAKMKWNGELYAQMRKALYPELCRVLGLGFKPKL, from the coding sequence ATGTGTAGTTTAGCAAAGCGTGGGAACCTTTTCTTGCTAACACTTACAGGTGATGGTGTGGACGAACATCGCCTTAACTCTACCCTCATATCCTCTATTCGGTCAGCTCTATCAGATGCCAGCTTCCACTCCACTCATGGCTCAGTCTTGCTCACCATTGCGCAGGGAAAGTTCTTCTGTAACGGCTTCGACTTCAACACAACCCATACAATCTTCCAACTGAACCAAGTCTATAAGTGTTTGGTCGCGGATTTCATTTCCCTCCCTATGCCGACAATCGCGGTCGTTACAGGTCATGCTATTGGTGCGGGACTGGCGCTTGCGTTATGCCATGACTATGTCTACATGAGGCGTGATCATGGTTTGTTGAGTATGAACGAGATTCATAAAGGGATTATGTTGCCTGACTATGGGGTTGAGTTGATAACCAAGGTGGTGAGGCGAGAATCCCTGCGAGATGTATTGTTGCGAGGTGTAAAGGTGAAAGCGGATGAGGCGGTAACGATGGGGTTGGTTGATATTGCTTATGAAGACCGTGAAAGTGCGGTGGAGGGTGGTTTGCGCATGGGGGAGGAGTTAGCGAAGATGAAGTGGAATGGCGAGTTGTATGCGCAGATGCGAAAAGCTTTGTATCCGGAGTTGTGTCGCGTGCTCGGGTTGGGTTTCAAGCCAAAGCTTTAA